The proteins below come from a single Edaphobacter acidisoli genomic window:
- a CDS encoding glycoside hydrolase family 95 protein: protein MITDRRSFLQSGLALAALSHMPTDLTAQDPTRLTDMLWYHRPATRWLGALPVGNGRLGGMVFGGIETERIALSESTAWSGAPTTGCVNPGALSHLHEIRELFFSGKYDEAQALCSKYLPGSMKNFGTNLPLPELQFAFQNLDGPAEYRRSLNLDDAIARVRFRSGGVIFTREVFATHADGVLAMRFTASHRGAIGFSMSFGTGVIPNTFHSEGQETLVLNGNCFEHQHSSGHDGVAIQIRAQVRAQGGRIFAEGQRISVTGADAATILLAIGTSYHGGVPEQMCRRALQEASSKTFEQLRQAHISDYQPLYRRMSIDLGQSSSSARLQPTDARRKAVENGVDDPELTALFFQYGRYLTIAGSRADSILPLALQGIWNDGLASSMGWTDDFHLDINTEQNYWPTEVCNLSECQTPLFGLIEQLASAGRSTAKEMYGSPGWVAHTVTNPWGYTAPGDVGWGIVVTAGLWTAVQMWQHYEFTRDTIFLRTRAYPVLREAAEFFLHYMVVEPRHGWLVTGPSDSPENWYIAPSGHHIAESMGNTIDRVFVYALFSMIAEACTTLSIDEDLRSRVEAARAKLPPFQIGRHGQLQEWLEDFEDAEPNHRHTSHLTALFPEDQISPRTTPALARAAEVTIQRRMDAPHWEQSEWGRANLVVYYARLLKGDEAHRYLVSLIAKAADDNLLTYSSAGVAGADSNIFAIDGNTAGSAGIAEMLLQSQGGEIELLPALPAAWANGSIRGICARGGYVVDMEWRNGRLDWATITARQTGSSPVRYRDRMTHIRLNAGQQIRLRPDSFNESAAAATGPVIHRKTP from the coding sequence GTTGTCGCATATGCCCACGGACCTCACGGCACAGGACCCGACACGACTGACCGACATGCTTTGGTATCACCGGCCAGCCACACGCTGGCTGGGGGCACTGCCCGTCGGCAACGGTCGGCTCGGAGGCATGGTCTTTGGCGGGATCGAGACGGAGCGCATTGCGCTGTCGGAGTCCACGGCGTGGTCTGGCGCGCCCACAACGGGGTGCGTCAACCCAGGCGCGCTTTCGCACCTGCATGAGATACGCGAGCTCTTCTTTTCCGGTAAATACGACGAGGCACAGGCGCTGTGCAGTAAGTATCTTCCCGGCAGCATGAAGAACTTCGGCACGAACTTACCACTGCCGGAGCTACAGTTCGCATTTCAGAACCTCGATGGGCCTGCGGAGTATCGGCGTTCGCTCAACCTGGACGATGCTATCGCCAGAGTTCGCTTTCGCAGCGGCGGCGTTATCTTCACCCGCGAGGTCTTCGCAACTCATGCAGATGGCGTGCTTGCCATGCGATTCACGGCAAGCCATCGAGGTGCGATCGGCTTCAGCATGAGCTTCGGCACAGGCGTGATTCCCAACACGTTTCACTCAGAAGGTCAGGAAACGCTGGTGCTGAACGGTAACTGCTTCGAGCATCAGCACAGCAGCGGTCACGACGGCGTAGCCATTCAGATTCGCGCTCAGGTGCGCGCTCAGGGCGGAAGAATCTTCGCGGAGGGTCAGCGCATCTCCGTTACGGGTGCGGATGCGGCAACTATCCTGCTGGCCATCGGCACGAGCTATCACGGCGGTGTTCCGGAACAGATGTGCAGGCGCGCTTTGCAGGAAGCATCGAGCAAGACGTTTGAGCAACTTCGCCAGGCGCATATCAGCGACTATCAACCGCTGTATCGGCGCATGTCGATCGACCTTGGCCAAAGCTCGTCAAGCGCGCGTCTACAACCTACAGACGCACGGCGCAAGGCCGTCGAGAATGGGGTCGATGACCCGGAGTTGACTGCGCTCTTCTTTCAATACGGCCGCTATCTCACCATCGCGGGCTCGCGCGCTGATTCGATTCTTCCGCTGGCATTGCAGGGTATATGGAACGATGGACTCGCCAGCAGCATGGGCTGGACCGATGACTTTCACCTGGACATTAACACCGAGCAGAACTACTGGCCGACTGAGGTGTGCAATCTTTCTGAGTGTCAGACGCCTTTGTTCGGACTGATTGAACAGCTCGCTTCTGCTGGCAGGTCTACTGCGAAGGAGATGTACGGCTCGCCCGGATGGGTTGCTCATACGGTCACCAACCCATGGGGCTATACGGCGCCGGGCGACGTCGGCTGGGGCATCGTGGTTACTGCTGGCCTCTGGACCGCCGTTCAAATGTGGCAACACTACGAATTTACACGGGACACTATATTTCTCCGTACCCGCGCATATCCGGTGCTTCGTGAAGCAGCCGAGTTCTTCCTGCATTACATGGTGGTGGAACCCAGGCATGGGTGGCTTGTGACCGGGCCATCCGATTCTCCTGAGAACTGGTACATTGCGCCGTCGGGACATCACATCGCGGAGTCCATGGGGAACACGATCGACCGCGTGTTTGTGTATGCCCTCTTCAGCATGATCGCGGAGGCATGTACTACGCTCTCGATCGACGAGGACCTTCGTTCGCGGGTAGAAGCGGCGCGAGCGAAGTTGCCCCCATTTCAGATTGGCCGCCACGGACAGTTGCAGGAGTGGCTGGAAGATTTCGAGGATGCCGAACCGAACCATCGGCACACCTCGCATCTTACGGCGCTCTTTCCCGAAGACCAGATCTCACCGCGTACCACGCCCGCCCTGGCCCGTGCGGCCGAGGTGACGATCCAGCGTCGCATGGATGCTCCGCACTGGGAACAAAGCGAGTGGGGACGCGCGAACCTGGTGGTCTACTATGCGCGGCTGCTCAAAGGTGATGAGGCACACCGTTATCTCGTAAGCCTCATTGCGAAAGCGGCTGATGATAATTTGCTGACTTACTCCAGCGCAGGAGTAGCTGGAGCCGATTCAAATATCTTTGCCATCGATGGAAATACTGCCGGGAGCGCGGGGATCGCTGAAATGCTGTTGCAGTCTCAGGGAGGCGAGATTGAACTTCTTCCTGCCCTGCCGGCAGCATGGGCGAACGGCTCCATCCGCGGCATCTGCGCGCGCGGCGGCTATGTTGTCGATATGGAGTGGCGCAATGGCAGGCTGGACTGGGCCACTATCACCGCGAGACAAACCGGTTCTTCTCCCGTTCGTTATCGGGACCGCATGACGCATATTCGATTGAATGCAGGACAACAGATTCGTCTGCGCCCAGATAGCTTCAACGAAAGCGCAGCCGCGGCAACTGGTCCTGTGATTCATAGGAAGACGCCTTAG